Proteins encoded together in one Camelus dromedarius isolate mCamDro1 chromosome 11, mCamDro1.pat, whole genome shotgun sequence window:
- the LOC105101027 gene encoding olfactory receptor 10C1-like, whose protein sequence is MPGSEPIMSGNRSLCTTFTFVAFSSLEELQPVLFVVFLTIYLFTVGGNLLIICLIGATPSLHTPMYFFLVNVSFLELCYITSVGPQMLVHLLVETKTISVGGCAAQMYVFTILGLTECCLLAAMAYDRFVAICHPLHYTLLMGPPVCLKLAAASWTTGVVVESAQTTWVFTLPFCGTGEIQHFLCDIMPVVKLACVDTSHNETVLFAVSALFVMSPRLLTLCSYARVLLTILGIPSAAGRRKASSTCSSHVLVVSLFYGTALFACLQPKAAHSPQTDKAAALMYTVVTPALNPVIYTLRNQDVKEAFQRLTRRSPFRQMA, encoded by the coding sequence ATGCCTGGCTCTGAGCCGATTATGAGTGGAAACCGGTCCCTCTGCACCACGTTCACGTTTGTGGCGTTTTCCTCCCTGGAAGAGTTACAGCCTGTGCTCTTTGTTGTGTTCCTAACCATTTACTTGTTCACGGTGGGAGGGAACCTCCTCATCATCTGCTTGATCGGGGCCACCCCTTCCCTGCACACGCCCATGTATTTCTTCCTGGTCAACGTCTCCTTTCTGGAGCTGTGCTACATCACCAGCGTGGGGCCTCAGATGCTGGTGCACCTGCTAGTGGAGACCAAGACCATCAGTGTGGGAGGCTGTGCAGCTCAGATGTACGTATTTACCATCCTGGGACTGACAGAGTGCTGCCTGCTAGCAGCCATGGCTTATGACCGCTTTGTAGCCATCTGTCACCCGCTGCATTACACTCTGCTGATGGGCCCTCCCGTGTGCCTGAAATTGGCCGCAGCATCGTGGACCACCGGGGTCGTGGTGGAGTCAGCCCAGACCACGTGGGTCTTCACTCTGCCCTTCTGCGGAACAGGAGAGATTCAGCACTTTCTTTGCGACATCATGCCTGTCGTGAAACTGGCTTGTGTTGACACGTCCCACAATGAGACTGTGCTGTTTGCTGTGTCCGCGCTCTTCGTCATGAGTCCCCGCCTGCTCACCCTGTGCTCCTACGCGCGCGTTCTGCTGACCATCTTGGGAATCCCTTCGGCCGCCGGCAGACGCAAAGCTTCCTCCACTTGCTCCTCTCACGTCCTGGTTGTTTCTCTCTTCTATGGCACCGCCCTGTTCGCGTGCCTCCAGCCGAAGGCTGCGCACTCTCCGCAAACAGACAAAGCCGCTGCGCTCATGTACACGGTGGTCACGCCCGCTCTGAATCCCGTCATCTACACCTTGAGGAACCAGGACGTGAAGGAAGCCTTTCAGAGACTAACACGAAGGAGCCCTTTCAGACAAATGGCCTGA
- the LOC105100991 gene encoding olfactory receptor 9S13: MKSELNRNYSELTEFILLGFRTSPEVQILLFLLFLLIYMVIVVGNISLLVVIKTDSRLHTPMYFFLRNLSYLDLCYSTVIAPKTLATFLSKDKRISYNGCATQFFFFALFVGTEGFLLAVMAYDRFSAICSPFLYTVRMSQEACVHLVSGSYICGCINSMIQTGFTFSLRFCGENRLDHFFCDVPALIKISCVDTFVNEIVLFILSAFIIVTTTTVILVSYVYILSTVLKIPSTHGRNKTFSTCSSHITVVSLFYGTVFFMYAQPGAISSPEKSKVIAVFYTLIIPMLNPLIYSLRNREVKNAVKRILLRKISFH, translated from the coding sequence ATGAAGAGTGAGCTGAATAGAAATTACTCAGAGCTGACTGAGTTTATCCTGCTGGGATTCAGAACATCTCCAGAAGTACAGATTCTCTTATTCTTACTTTTCTTGCTTATCTACATGGTCATTGTGGTGGGAAATATCAGCCTGTTAGTTGTCATTAAAACAGACTCCAGACTTCATACACCGATGTATTTCTTTCTCAGGAATTTGTCCTATTTAGATCTCTGCTACTCCACTGTCATTGCTCCCAAAACTCTGGCTACTTTCTTGTCCAAGGACAAGAGAATTTCTTACAATGGCTGTGCCACgcagttctttttctttgctctctttgTGGGGACTGAAGGCTTTCTTCTGGCGGTGATGGCGTACGATCGCTTCTCAGCCATTTGCTCGCCTTTCCTCTATACTGTCCGTATGTCTCAGGAGGCTTGTGTTCACCTGGTGAGTGGCTCCTACATTTGCGGCTGCATCAACTCCATGATACAAACAGGTTTCACCTTCAGTTTGCGTTTCTGTGGAGAAAACAGACTGGACCACTTTTTCTGTGATGTCCCAGCCCTGATCAAGATCTCTTGTGTTGACACCTTTGTGAACGAGATTGTACTATTTATTCTGTCTGCTTTCATCATCGTCACCACCACAACTGTCATTCTGGTTTCCTACGTGTATATCCTCTCCACTGTCCTAAAGATCCCCTCAACCCATGGCAGGAACAAGACCTTCTCCACCTGTAGCTCTCACATCACTGTGGTGAGTTTATTCTATGGGACTGTGTTCTTCATGTATGCCCAACCCGGGGCCATCTCCTCACCAGAGAAAAGCAAGGTTATAGCTGTGTTCTATACTCTTATCATCCCTATGCTGAATCCTCTGATTTATAGTCTAAGGAATAGGGAGGTGAAAAATGCTGTGAAAAGGATACTGTtgagaaaaatatcttttcattgA
- the LOC105101026 gene encoding olfactory receptor 6C76-like, translating to MENHTTVTVFILVGLTEDPRLKIVLCVFLLLTYLLSISGNLMIITLTKLDSHLKTPMYFFLRNFSFLEISYATVCIPKLLASMATGDKSISYNCCAAQLFFAFLLGASEFYLLAAMSYDCYVAICKPLHYTTIMSSKICIQLVLSSWMAGFLIIFPGLLLGLSLDFCDSNVIDHFYCDTAPLLQISCTDTHLLEMMSFILALVTLLVTLVLVILSYTYIALTILKIPSANQRKKAFSTCSSHMIVVSLSYGSCIFMYIKPSVKQRISLMKGVAVLNTSVAPLLNPFIYTLRNQQVKQAFKNLLQRVLSLSR from the coding sequence ATGGAAAACCATACAACAGTGACAGTGTTTATCTTAGTAGGACTGACAGAGGACCCCAGATTGAAGATTGTGCTCTGTGTCTTCCTGCTTCTTACCTACTTGTTAAGCATCTCAGGCAACTTGATGATCATCACCCTCACTAAGCTGGATTCTCATCTCAAGACCCCGATGTATTTCTTTCTTcgcaacttttctttcttagaaatcTCTTACGCAACAGTCTGTATCCCCAAATTGCTGGCTAGCATGGCAACTGGTGACAAAAGCATTTCCTATAACTGTTGTGCCGCTCAGTTATTTTTTGCCTTCCTTCTTGGTGCATCTGAATTTTATCTCCTGGCTGCCATGTCCTATGACTGCTATGTCGCCATCTGTAAGCCCCTGCACTACACAACCATCATGAGCAGCAAAATCTGTATCCAGCTGGTCCTTAGCTCCTGGATGGCTGGTTTCCTCATCATTTTTCCAGGACTCCTTTTAGGCTTAAGCCTGGATTTCTGTGACTCCAATGTCATTGATCATTTCTACTGCGACACCGCTCCTCTCCTGCAGATCTCTTGCACAGATACACATTTGTTGGAAATGATGAGTTTCATCTTAGCTTTGGTGACTCTCCTGGTCACTTTGGTATTAGTGATTCTATCGTACACTTATATTGCCCTGAcgattttaaaaattccttctgcCAATCAGAGAAAAAAGGCTTTTTCCACTTGTTCTTCTCACATGATTGTCGTCTCCCTCTCATATGGCAGCTGCATCTTCATGTACATTAAACCCTCGGTCAAACAGAGGATATCCTTAATGAAGGGTGTTGCAGTTCTCAACACCTCTGTCGCCCCACTGTTGAACCCCTTTATTTATACTCTAAGGAACCAGCAGGTGAAGCAAGCATTTAAGAACCTGCTACAAAGAGTTCTGTCTTTATCCAGGTAA